The genomic region CCGATTCGGTCGCGGAGTACGGCGAAATGCCCAACAGCACATCCATGACTGGCTGCGAAACGTGCCCGATCTGATGCTCCATAATTTCTCGCGCGTGCTCCAGCATCGGTTCCCGGAACTCGGGACAGTTTTTCAGCGCGTCCTGCAGCTGCGGGGCTGGGAGCTGTATCAGGATGCCGAGACTCTGTGGCGTCAGCCGTTGCGCACACTTGAGGAACCCATCCCAAACCACCTTCTGCTTCCAGACCTGCTTTAGTATGAGCCGTTGCAGTAGGTTTGTCACGAAGCCGGACAGTCGGGGGTGCAGCGTGAGCGATTGAATGACCGTACGCATAAGCAGCGTCGGGAGCGGGGTCATTTCGACCAACTGTTGCATCACACTGCCAAGCACGTCGTGCGTGTACACTTCCTTTTCGGCCAGACAGAGTGAGCACGCCTTCACGATAAACTTTAGCTCCACCTTGGTCGTCTCGATCGTGTGCAGTGCGACGAGCAGTTCTACCGGTGTCAGTGGCAACTCGGCACTACCGTACTCACCGCCGATACCAAGTAACCGGTTGAACACTTCCTTCACCACGCCAGGGTTCAATTTGATCAGCTTTGGCAGCGCGTTAAGAATTTCCTTCTTCGTCAGCCCGTTGATGACGGGAATGAGTAACCGAACATCGGAAACCTTCGTCTGGTGAAGGGTACGCACACGTTCCACAAGATCCGGCGAGGGAatggctggaaaatggaaaaaacaacacccaaTATAAAACATAATGTAACGCGTAAAACAATACCACAATATCGTTCCCTTACTTTTCTCCGTAAGTATGTAGATGATTCTTATGATGATCGTCTCCGAACCGTTCGGGCACTGTTCGATCAGCCGGAGCAGTTCCTCGCTCTCCGGACCAATCTTTCGAATCGGGCCCTCGATCGCGCGAATCACGGCACGCTTCATTTCCGAGGACGCCTTGATGTAAACCTCCGAGAAGCGGGTCAGCAGCGTCTGATCGTACACCATCACCTCGAGGAACAGGCCGAGGCACACCTTGGTCAGCTCTTCGTTCCAGGTACGCGGATGTTCCGCCCTACCATACTCGGCGGAGAAAATCGCTTCCGAGGGGTTTTCCTCCTCCAGGTAGCCCAGCCACTTCTGGGCCACCGTGAGGATCGGATCCGTCATGATACGATGGACGGCGAACACACTCATGACATACTCGATCGCTTTCTCGCGGATTGGTATGTTCTCACAGTACGCGTATCTGAGCAGAATATCCAGAAACTGGCGTTCCTTGGGTGGCCGACGGATGAGCAGATCCTTCGCTATCTGCATGCCACAGTCAGCCAGCTCTTCCAGCTCGCACATGCGGACCAGCTCGTCGATTAATTCTTGCGGAAGGTGCGGTGCTTCTAGGTAGAGCCGTTTCAATAGGGATTCCTTCTGACGGAACGTATCGCTCGGGCGTTCGATGACGCTCGTCACCAGACGCAACAGCAGCTGCGTGTACGGATACTGGGGCCCTTTGTCGTGCTTAACGTGCGTGTACCGAGCGAACCCCTGCATGAGTCCGTATTCTTCGAAAATCCACGAAAACGCCAGATCTATGCGCTTCGGCAAGTCCTCTAAGATGTGCTCCAGGATGATGTCTCGCACGGGATTCACGAACGACGACCCGAACGCTGTTATGATGCGGTTCCGTTGCATACTAACACCACCTACAAGGGCTTGACGCTCCGCTTTCAGTATCCTTACGACCGCATCGACAAGGAACGTTTCTTTCGTTGCCTTTGGAAGCGGTTTGGTGATTTCCGACAGCTTGGGCATCTTAATTCGCTGCCGCACCTTCGGTTCTCCACCGGGTCCCGTACCCCCCTTGACTCGTTCCAACGTTTCACGGAGCTTTCTTGTCGCTTCCAGCTTTTGGCGATCCTCTTCGGAAAGTGCTTCATCGTCCTCTTCCCCGTCGACACCCGTTTCCATTTGCTCGTCATCCGGCTGGTCGGTGGTGGGGGTCGAAGAACCAAGTTCACCGGAAGCATCCACCGCCGTTTGACGCTTGCTGCCTTGCTTCTCCTCGTCTTCCATACTCCGTACCTTCATCGGGGGATCCTTCGTGAAGCAGGTCGCGCCCGGACCAACCTTTACCTCGCTCATCTGAACGGCCAGAGTTTGGGCGATCTGCTGTACGTACTGCTCGACCGAGAGGACTACCGTGGGCTTGGAGTTTTGTATCGTCTGCTCCGACATTTTGTCCATGTTAGCAAGGACCAGCTGGGCGACGAGATCTACCTTTTGCAGCACATCCAACAGATACTGTTCGTTCTGCTTGTTCGAACGGAGCTTCTGTTCATTCAACTCGTCATAGTCAATTTCCATCGTCGGCGCGGCCTGCTCGCGACCCTCCAACGAACCAGATGCCGAAAGGCTgtccttttctttccttgaTTGCTCGTCGAGTTTCGCACGCTTTGCGGCCTGCTGCTGGGCCATCGAATTTTCGAGGGCCCGTTTCGCGCGTCGCTGCTGTTCCCGTTTATCCATCTTTGGAATGGCACGGGTGATTTCCCCATTGGAAGCGCCTAGATCGAGTAGGATCTGGGCAATGGTCGCCTGATGCTCGTAGCTGGCCGGATGCTTGAGCAGGTTGAGGAACTGCATTTTCAAGTTCTTCCGCACCGAGCTGACCTGCGAATTGGTGAGCGTCGGTGGGAGATTCGAGTGCAGATACTTCAGCGCCTCGATCACTCGCGTCATGGTCGATGGGCGCAGCTTCGCAATGATACACAGTGTGCCCGTGCAGGCAATCAAATTCACTGACGAAATATGGGACGCTCCGTGAAATTGCAGCAACAGCTCGAAGATGTTTGTCGCTTCGTCCTCCAGCTTACGCCGACGTATCAACTTCATCGTAAGCGGCACGTCTTCGAGGGAAAAGTCATTTTCCCGTTTCATGCTGTCCTCGTCGGGGTACGTTTGCAGGATCACCACACCCTCCAGGAACTTGATCGCGTTCGTCCGAATGCCATCGTTATCGTTATCGATCATATCGAGGATGGAAGCCTTCAACAGGCACATCGTGTTCCACGCCTGTTCGACCTCTTCCGGGATTTCATCCAGCGAACAAATCCACTGTATTGCCAGCCGGTAGATGGAACCACAGCCTTGGATCACCCGCTTCGTCACGTTCGGGGAACGATCACGCAGCAACGAAAACAGCTCCCCGATCACTTTCGGAAGCATGGCAATGTGTTTCTTGCACATTTCCTCTATGAACCCGGCAATGTTCTTCCGAACGTCCTGGTTTGGATCGTGCCCAAACACTAGTATATTCTCCAGAAACTCGTTCAGCAACTCGACATCGGTGTGCAATAGCAACTCCTGCACCTTTGCAATAAGCTCGCACTTTCTTGCCGGTGTTGCCGTCTGCGCTTCGTTCAACGCTTCTACAATCTGGGGGGTAGTGTTGGACAATTTGttagaacaaaaataaacttttcaccTCATCGAATATTCCTCCTACCTTACTCCTGGCGCTAACAATTTTTTCGTCGGCAAAAAGCATAGCCGCTTCGCCGAAGCTGGAGGATCCTCGGAGCAAGTTTTCCATGATGCCGGGCAGCCGTACACGTTAGCAAAATAATTGCGATACCGTCGAATGGGTGTATTAGTTACTCGCAACAGAGCTAAACAGCTTTTGAACAGTTTTGCCCTGATTTTCGCTAGTTGCTAGTTAGCATTTCGAATGGTTGTGGTCTACGAAAATACGAGATACGGAAAgaatgcaagcaaatgaacctgtgaggaaaacaacacaactgaCGTTTGCAGCTACAGCAATGACCGGCAATGGCAGCTTCGCGCTTCCAAACGTAACTGTCAAACGTACAGCATTCAGCAGCTTTGCCTCAAATCAAGCAGCTTGATTTCGCTTTGGTAAAAAAAGTCCAGTGCTTCGCCTCGACAGCTACACAAAACACCTATCCGCGAACGAGCAAAACCGAACGCTCGAGCTTGACAAAACGTGTCGCCACTGGTTCAGGGAATAGGCTTTCTACGAACGGTTGTTACATCGCGCGTGTTGTGATACCCCACAGGCCGAGCCAAAGCGGAACGGCGTAGCACAAAGTACAGCGTCTCAAGTGTTCTGTCTATTTCACACGGCTCAGTGTAGCAACAGCATTCGGTTGCAAGATCCTGCTTCATTTGTGCGCTCAACGGTGTGTTGTATTGCTTGGGAAAATGTCGGATACGAAGTCGGAAGAGCAAGCAGTGGCCGCTAATGCGAAGCCAGAAGGAGAGACCGCGGAAATTAAGTCACCGGTAAGTGCGCAGGGGTAGTCGATAGAAAgataggaagaaacacggttATCGTATCGCATCATCTCGCCTGTTGCCATTGCCAGCACGCGGCGTTAGAAAATATCGGCCTCCGGCTGACTAAGGGTAAATAGCTGGCAACAATTGGAACATTTCGCCTCATGATGCGAGGTAATCGAGGTTTGCCTgcgcgtgagtgtgtgtgtgtgtgcgtgtgtttgtgtcgatTATGACGATTGCCAAACAACTCTGAAAGAACGTTGCAGCACAAGCTATTGGCGTGACTAGCCGTCTAAAAAGTATGGAAACATAAGAGTTGTTCAGAATATTGCTCACTTCTCTCCAAAAAGTGTTCTAAACAATGGTTTACATTGTGTTCGCAAAGAATCAACGCAAAGGATTACAATCATTCCAAGATTTCGGGAAAATGCCGTAGCCAATAAATGAAGCGTAGGCTTGTTCGTGGAATGAGATGTACAGTTGTTAACCCAAATGCGGCATGAGAAGCTGATTTCTCGCTAGCAAAGCTGTTGGTCACTagaaaaaagcattttttaacaGAGGCTGCTCGACTCTTGCTGCGTTATCTTGGGTtatgtgtttgtttcaatgATTATATTcgatttcaatcaattttcaacTTCGTCTTAAATGCAAGCTAGAATTGTGTTGGTTCAACACTGCGAAAACCTGCATTTCAACTAGTTGATACGGTAGGAGCTAATATTACACCTTATGTTAAATATGCCGTGACTATAAGCTCACATGATGAGAAATATGAAGTGTCGTTGTGAAGCGATGAAAATCGTGATGAAAACCGTAGGTGCTAAGTTGACACAGCACTGGCTTTTTGGTAAAGAATTTGTCGCATATTTACGCACTGGTTACACCTGGTGTTCTATTCGGAGATGAGTTATCTAACTGTAAGCCAACTGTAAAAAGATATTCGATTCGGATAATGAAATAGTAAACCACCCTTTTCATCTGCGTGAGGAATGAGAAGGATTGTGTTACCAATGAATACGTTGACCGCGAACTTTGCTCACTCGACGTTACCTCCATCGTGCGATAATTGAGGCgggaaaattttatttgaagtaACGCGGCACGACACTCACTAGGCAGTGTTGATTTCGTAAATATTTGATACTAAGCACGATAGTCTCGACAAAATTTAGGAACTGCTTGgctaataaaatattaaaaatttatttttatacgtTAATGTGCAATGAACTAATATAAAATTCATTTGCAGACTAAGAGAACTCCAAAGCGAAAAGCGGACGCGTTCCAGAAGGAAAGCGAGGAATTGTTGAAAACACTCGGAGTAACGGTCGATATGGAGGATGGACGACGGCGAACGCGATCCAGCGCACGTGGAGGTGGTCCGGCAACGCCAACGGCGACACCGGCAACACCACCGGCAAAGCGAGCACGAGGCGGGGCTCAAACGCCCACTTCCAAACGGGGCAAGCCGACGGAAGAGGTAGTTCCGGGAGAAGAGTCCCACAACACCGACAAGGGCACACCCAAAAAGCGAACCCATGTGGAACCGAAAAAACTAGATCTGACGGATAAGAACGAAGCATCCAGTAAGGACGATAAGGACCAACCGGAAGTGGACGGCACTGAAACTTCCACGGCGGTTGCAAAGGATGCGGATAGCGAGAAAGAGGTAACCAAGGATAAAGAAGCTGAATCAGTCAAGGACGAGGCTGACTCGACAAAAGATGCCGCTGAAGTAAAACAGCAGGAGCCAGCTAAAACAGAAGATGCGCAGAAAGAAACGACAACCGTCACGGGAGAGAAGAACGATTCAGGCGTTGAGGAAATCAAGTCGGATAGCAGCAAAACACCCGACACGCCGATGGAGGTTGATGTGCAGGAGGATAAACCACCCGCAGTAGTGGCCGACGAGGCTAAACCAACTAACGACGTCAAACCGACCGATGAGGAAAAAACTGCTGTCCAGGAGTCGGAGCAACTGCCGCCTAGTGTGGACGAAACTGGAAGTTCAGCTAAAGAGGAAAATGTTGGCAAGTCAGCTGAGAGCAACGGAACGCCGGAAGTAAAAGATGTAACTTCGGAGACGGAGACAGAAGTAGTGCAAGCTACTGATGTGTTGAAGGAAAGTGCTCCTACccaagaagcagaaaaaaccCCCAGCAGTGTATCGGTGAATGACGTTGTTTCAGCGGCGCAGAATAATGCGAACGAAAAAGATAGTCCAACTGGTGAGTTATAATTTAACAACGTACGatgtaaaacatgtttgaaaccATTCTTTTATATCTTTCTTTAGTGGAATCTAAAATTGTAACCAACGATACGGCAGCAGTAGAACCAGCAACTGCTGCACCATAAGAAATTCCCGCCAGGCCCgacgaatttatttttttgattaattttagcGTATCCTGCGatttcttatatttttcacGATTgatgaattattaatttttgaatTGAACTACCGATAATCTGTTGGGCCAAAATGAATACATCTGCGAAGAGTTAGCATTTTATGAATCGTTGTTTTTACGTCAACGAACGTAGAGCATGCgtgttgaaataataattaccCTCTTGACATTTATTTTGCTACATATACCGACTTCAAACCAATACAAATTTCATCCCGCGCATGTGATTAAGCTTCTCTTGATACGGCAATGATTCAGTAAGCTATTTTACAATATTCAATTTGATTTCACAAAACGCTAATTTTCTAgaaaatttttgtttctaaaCAGTCATATTATTCAGCATCAAATAATCATAATTCTAACTGGTGTTGAATCGTACgcgcaaatttcattaaaaagaacgttttttgtttaaattctcTACCGATGgccatcatttttttttctttgacaCAATTTGAAACAAGACAGGGTAGGACGTGCAGAAAGAGTTTTGACCATACTGATCGCGATCGAAAGGACATCGCGAGTTAAGGTAGAACGGTTAACCTTACGTTTTCTAGTTATTGCCATCCtagtttattgtttgttaAGGGAAATGATCACAAAGTTCGGTACACCCGAAGCTCGAGAAGGTTGAACGTTGTGGCGACAACAGCCATGAGTGGAAGGGGATAGTAATAGTTTTGTAGAATTAATCTTCAGGCTGCTGTATTGAAGGCGGACGAAAGCTAGCACAGCAAGCAATAAAAAGGGCGCAATGAAAAACGAGCATGAGTATTGGAGGAATTTTGCGTA from Anopheles coustani chromosome 3, idAnoCousDA_361_x.2, whole genome shotgun sequence harbors:
- the LOC131260964 gene encoding symplekin codes for the protein MENLLRGSSSFGEAAMLFADEKIVSARSKIVEALNEAQTATPARKCELIAKVQELLLHTDVELLNEFLENILVFGHDPNQDVRKNIAGFIEEMCKKHIAMLPKVIGELFSLLRDRSPNVTKRVIQGCGSIYRLAIQWICSLDEIPEEVEQAWNTMCLLKASILDMIDNDNDGIRTNAIKFLEGVVILQTYPDEDSMKRENDFSLEDVPLTMKLIRRRKLEDEATNIFELLLQFHGASHISSVNLIACTGTLCIIAKLRPSTMTRVIEALKYLHSNLPPTLTNSQVSSVRKNLKMQFLNLLKHPASYEHQATIAQILLDLGASNGEITRAIPKMDKREQQRRAKRALENSMAQQQAAKRAKLDEQSRKEKDSLSASGSLEGREQAAPTMEIDYDELNEQKLRSNKQNEQYLLDVLQKVDLVAQLVLANMDKMSEQTIQNSKPTVVLSVEQYVQQIAQTLAVQMSEVKVGPGATCFTKDPPMKVRSMEDEEKQGSKRQTAVDASGELGSSTPTTDQPDDEQMETGVDGEEDDEALSEEDRQKLEATRKLRETLERVKGGTGPGGEPKVRQRIKMPKLSEITKPLPKATKETFLVDAVVRILKAERQALVGGVSMQRNRIITAFGSSFVNPVRDIILEHILEDLPKRIDLAFSWIFEEYGLMQGFARYTHVKHDKGPQYPYTQLLLRLVTSVIERPSDTFRQKESLLKRLYLEAPHLPQELIDELVRMCELEELADCGMQIAKDLLIRRPPKERQFLDILLRYAYCENIPIREKAIEYVMSVFAVHRIMTDPILTVAQKWLGYLEEENPSEAIFSAEYGRAEHPRTWNEELTKVCLGLFLEVMVYDQTLLTRFSEVYIKASSEMKRAVIRAIEGPIRKIGPESEELLRLIEQCPNGSETIIIRIIYILTEKTIPSPDLVERVRTLHQTKVSDVRLLIPVINGLTKKEILNALPKLIKLNPGVVKEVFNRLLGIGGEYGSAELPLTPVELLVALHTIETTKVELKFIVKACSLCLAEKEVYTHDVLGSVMQQLVEMTPLPTLLMRTVIQSLTLHPRLSGFVTNLLQRLILKQVWKQKVVWDGFLKCAQRLTPQSLGILIQLPAPQLQDALKNCPEFREPMLEHAREIMEHQIGHVSQPVMDVLLGISPYSATESAELQIVGNYSEDAPMSSHLPVKIKQEKDLEKPTTATTAAPAGNE
- the LOC131260968 gene encoding uncharacterized protein LOC131260968, with amino-acid sequence MSDTKSEEQAVAANAKPEGETAEIKSPTKRTPKRKADAFQKESEELLKTLGVTVDMEDGRRRTRSSARGGGPATPTATPATPPAKRARGGAQTPTSKRGKPTEEVVPGEESHNTDKGTPKKRTHVEPKKLDLTDKNEASSKDDKDQPEVDGTETSTAVAKDADSEKEVTKDKEAESVKDEADSTKDAAEVKQQEPAKTEDAQKETTTVTGEKNDSGVEEIKSDSSKTPDTPMEVDVQEDKPPAVVADEAKPTNDVKPTDEEKTAVQESEQLPPSVDETGSSAKEENVGKSAESNGTPEVKDVTSETETEVVQATDVLKESAPTQEAEKTPSSVSVNDVVSAAQNNANEKDSPTVESKIVTNDTAAVEPATAAP